A single region of the Ziziphus jujuba cultivar Dongzao chromosome 10, ASM3175591v1 genome encodes:
- the LOC107410324 gene encoding pentatricopeptide repeat-containing protein At1g34160, whose translation MAASFDSLLLKCSCLSHIKQLQAHLLITGQFQFCPSRTTKLLDLCAVSSAGDLSYAASIFRRLLTPSTNDWNAMVRGLAQSPEPTKAISWFKSMCGGPQKVDALSCSFALKACARALARTEAKQIHSRITRSGFGPDVLLQTTLLDVYAKVGDLDCAEKVFDEMGRRDIAAWNALIAGLAQGSRPTEAIALFKRMKEEEGLRPNEVTVLGALSACSQLGALKEGEKIHSYITDEHLDMNTIVCNAVIDMYGKCGFVDKAHSVFDNMKCRKCLVTWNTMIVVFAMHGEASKALELFDQMTKAGVNPDAVSYLGALCACNHAGLVEDGVRLFDSMRDCGLVPNVKHYGSVVDLLGRAGRLKEAYEIINSMPMFPDVVLWQSLLGACKTYGNVEMAELASRKLVEMGSNHCGDFVLLSNVYASYERWDDVGRVREAMRKRDVKKIPGFSYIEVDGVIHKFINGDQNHVEWRQIYAKLDEIKFKMKAYGYVAKTSIVLHDIGEEDKENVLYYHSEKLAVAFGLISTSEGTPIQVIKNLRICGDCHVVIKLISKIYNREIVVRDRARFHRFKQGFCSCGDYW comes from the coding sequence ATGGCCGCCTCATTCGATTCCTTGTTACTGAAATGCAGTTGTCTCTCTCACATCAAGCAGCTCCAAGCCCACCTCCTGATCACCGGCCAGTTCCAGTTTTGCCCCTCCCGCACCACCAAGCTTCTCGACCTCTGCGCCGTCTCTTCCGCCGGCGACCTTTCTTATGCGGCTTCCATCTTCCGGCGACTTCTAACTCCTTCCACCAATGACTGGAACGCCATGGTTCGTGGGCTTGCTCAGAGCCCCGAGCCCACCAAGGCCATCTCATGGTTCAAGTCCATGTGTGGTGGGCCGCAGAAGGTGGACGCCCTCTCTTGTTCCTTCGCTTTGAAAGCGTGTGCGCGCGCATTGGCGCGGACCGAGGCAAAGCAAATTCATTCTCGGATAACGCGGTCTGGGTTCGGACCCGACGTACTGTTGCAGACCACTCTGCTCGACGTGTACGCGAAAGTTGGCGATCTTGATTGTGCGGAgaaagtgtttgatgaaatgggTAGGAGAGATATCGCTGCTTGGAACGCCTTGATTGCTGGGTTGGCTCAGGGTAGTCGACCCACTGAGGCTATAGCTTTGTTCAAGAGGATGAAAGAGGAAGAGGGTCTGAGACCTAATGAAGTAACCGTTCTTGGTGCTCTTTCGGCATGTTCGCAGCTGGGTGCTTTGAAAGAAGGTGAAAAGATTCACAGTTACATAACGGATGAACACCTAGACATGAATACAATAGTTTGCAATGCGGTTATTGATATGTATGGAAAGTGTGGGTTTGTGGATAAAGCACATTCGGTTTTTGATAATATGAAATGTAGAAAGTGTCTTGTGACATGGAATACAATGATCGTGGTATTTGCTATGCATGGTGAAGCATCTAAAGCTCTTGAGCTTTTTGATCAAATGACCAAAGCTGGGGTGAACCCTGATGCGGTATCCTATCTTGGTGCCCTGTGTGCTTGCAATCATGCAGGACTAGTGGAAGATGGTGTTAGGCTGTTTGATTCAATGAGGGATTGTGGGCTGGTACCTAATGTGAAGCATTATGGGAGTGTAGTTGATTTGTTAGGTCGGGCCGGGAGGCTAAAAGAGGCATATGAGATTATAAACTCTATGCCTATGTTCCCTGATGTGGTGCTTTGGCAGAGTTTGCTTGGGGCTTGCAAGACTTATGGGAATGTGGAAATGGCGGAATTGGCATCAAGGAAACTTGTAGAGATGGGGTCTAATCATTGTGGAGATTTCGTGCTGTTATCAAATGTTTATGCATCTTATGAGAGATGGGATGATGTAGGGAGGGTGAGGGAAGCCATGAGGAAAAGGGATGTGAAGAAGATCCCGGGATTTAGCTACATTGAAGTGGACGGCGTTATACACAAGTTTATAAATGGAGATCAAAACCATGTGGAATGGCGGCAGATTTATGCAAAGCTAGATGAGATTAAGTTCAAGATGAAAGCCTATGGATACGTGGCCAAGACAAGTATCGTGTTGCATGATATAGGAGAAGAGGACAAAGAAAATGTTTTGTACTATCACAGCGAGAAGTTAGCTGTGGCATTCGGTTTGATTAGCACAAGTGAGGGTACCCCAATTCAAGTGATCAAGAACCTTAGGATTTGTGGGGATTGTCATGTTGTAATCAAACTGATATCGAAGATTTATAACCGGGAAATTGTTGTGAGGGATCGAGCTCGATTTCACAGATTTAAACAAGGTTTTTGTTCTTGCGGAGATTATTGGTGA